The DNA segment CTTCGCTTTGGCGTGCCACAATACCTTCATCTAATAACATATCAATTGCCTCTTGCACGGAAATGCGAGTCGTATTTACTCGCACAGTATGTGCAGGAGGGATATTATTTTCAAAAGCCATTGTTTCGGCTTTCTCAAAACCAAATTGTTTAACCCATCGTTCTATTAACCATAATGGATGACTTGCCGCAATTGATAATCGTTCAATAGGATCTACTATCTCATCAGTTGAACGAACTCCTTGACGTAAAATCCCTCTTAAAATCCCATTCACTAAGCCTGCTGTGCCTTTATGACTTCGTTTTTTGGCAATTTCTACTGCTTCATTTACAGCTGCATGATTTGGAATACGATCTAAATAATGGATTTGGTAAAGTGAAAGACGCAATAATTGTCGCACCCAATCATCGAGTTTCCCTTTAATAAATGGTTGTAAATAATAATCGAGAGTCATCTTATGCTGAAGTGTCCCATAAGTAATTTCCGTTAAAAGTGCACGGTCTTTTAGTTCAATATCATATTTTTCAATTGTTTGATGAAGTAACAAATTGCTATATGCTTGATTTTTTTCAATAGACATTAATATTGATAATGCCGCGTCACGTACATTTCCATTCCACATTCGGTATGATTTATTACTCATTGAAACTGATCCCCAATCTGTAATTTAGAACCAGTGCCTCGCAGAAACTCCTCGGCAGACATTTTTTTCTTGCCAGCTGGCTGTAATTCTGTAATTTCAAAGGCTTGTTCGTTGCCTGTTTGTACAACAATTCGATCCACCTGTAACTCAACCACCGTCCCAACAGGTTGACTATAGCTTTGTTGACTCGGCTTCCCCCACCAAACTTTTACTGCTTCTTGTTTTAATGTGGTATACGCAACCGGCCAAGGATTGAGACCACGTACTTTATTATAAATATCTTGTGAGGGCTCATTCCAATTGATACGTTCTTGCTCTCTAGAGATGTTGCGAGCGAAAGTAACAAGACTTTCATCTTGCACAGTTCGTTCATTGGATTCGCTAAGAATCGTAGGCAATGTTGATTTTAGCAAGTCACAACCAACGACACTTAATTTTTCAAATAGAATTCCTGTTGTATCGGAAACTTCAATTGCGATTGCTTTTTGTGAAATAATATCACCAGCATCTAATTTTTGAGCCATGTACATAATTGTAACACCCGTTTGAAGTTGGCCATCCATAATAGCTTGATGAATAGGTGCTCCTCCACGATAAGCCGGTAGCAAAGAAGCATGTACATTTAAACAGCCATATTTTGGTGAATCTAACAACTCTTTCGGAAGTATCTGACCAAATGCAGCTGTTATAATGATATCCGGGTTTAAGGATAAAATTTCGTCTAATTGTTGTGAACCTTTCAGTTTTTGAGGCTGCAAGACAGGTAATCCAAGTCGTAAAGCTTCTTTTTTGACCGGAGTAGGCGTTAACAACTTCTTGCGTCCTACAGGTCGATCTGGTTGAGTCACAACAGCTAAAATGGAATATCCTTCTTCATATAGCATAGTCAAAATGGGTACTGAAAAATCAGGGGTTCCCATAAACACTAGAGAAGTCATAGTAACTCCTCTTCTTGTGCTTCAAGCTCAGCAAGATCAACGACACGAAGAATTTTTGAATCAAATAAAATCCCGTCTAAATGATCAATTTCGTGTAAAATAGCTCTTGCTTCATAATCCTCTGCTTCTAGTTCGTACCATCTACCGTCTCTTTCCTGTGCTTTCATTCGCACATAAAACGGACGCTCCACTTCACCATACAATTCAGGGAAACTAAGGCAACCTTCTATCTCAATAACAGATCCTTCTGTTTCTAAAACTTCCGGGTTGATCATTTCGATAATGTCTTCACCTTCGCCAAGATCAACAATCGCAACGCGGATAGATTCACCCACTTGTGGAGCTGCTATTCCAATACCATCTGAATCAACCATTGTGTCGTGCATATCTTTTAATAAAGTAGCAAGATTTCGGTCAAATTTAATCACTTTTTTTGTCTTTGTAGTTAATATAGTACTTGGATGTTTTACGATTGTTCTAATAGTCAACTGTCATTCCTCATTTCGTTTATGCTCACATGATAGAAGAAGGATTCAGGTCAATTGACATCAAAATTCCTTTTTTCATCCAATCTGTTCGGTAAATACGTGTTAATTGCTGTAACACTTCCGGGAGCGTAGGTTCTTTTTTGTATTTTATCAAACATTGGTAACGATATCTATTTTGTACACGACTAATAGATGACGCCGTAGGACCAATAATCTCTGTCGAATTAGATAAGTTTTCTCTGAGCCAATTCGCTGTTTTATGTGCGTATTCCGCTGTCATCAAGACATCTTCATGCGTGATTTGAATAAATGCAACAAAGGTATAGGGTGGGTAGGCAAATTGTTTTCTATTCACCATTTCTTGATTATAAAAAGGGACAAAATCATGATGTTTTGCAAATTGAATCGCATAGTGTTCTGGGGTATAGGTTTGAACAATAACTTGCCCTTCTTTATCATGTCTTCCGGCTCGTCCACTAACTTGTGTCAATAATTGAAATGTCTTTTCAGCTGCTCGAAAGTCTGCTAAGTGAAGAGTTGTATCCGCAGATAAAACACCAACTAACGTGATGTTCGGGAAATCAAGCCCT comes from the Paenisporosarcina antarctica genome and includes:
- the fmt gene encoding methionyl-tRNA formyltransferase — translated: MTSLVFMGTPDFSVPILTMLYEEGYSILAVVTQPDRPVGRKKLLTPTPVKKEALRLGLPVLQPQKLKGSQQLDEILSLNPDIIITAAFGQILPKELLDSPKYGCLNVHASLLPAYRGGAPIHQAIMDGQLQTGVTIMYMAQKLDAGDIISQKAIAIEVSDTTGILFEKLSVVGCDLLKSTLPTILSESNERTVQDESLVTFARNISREQERINWNEPSQDIYNKVRGLNPWPVAYTTLKQEAVKVWWGKPSQQSYSQPVGTVVELQVDRIVVQTGNEQAFEITELQPAGKKKMSAEEFLRGTGSKLQIGDQFQ
- the def gene encoding peptide deformylase, with the protein product MTIRTIVKHPSTILTTKTKKVIKFDRNLATLLKDMHDTMVDSDGIGIAAPQVGESIRVAIVDLGEGEDIIEMINPEVLETEGSVIEIEGCLSFPELYGEVERPFYVRMKAQERDGRWYELEAEDYEARAILHEIDHLDGILFDSKILRVVDLAELEAQEEELL